From Stigmatopora argus isolate UIUO_Sarg chromosome 14, RoL_Sarg_1.0, whole genome shotgun sequence, the proteins below share one genomic window:
- the LOC144089149 gene encoding uncharacterized protein LOC144089149, translated as MVWSRQEDTDRPPLSIILPKLYLGAESDVTQDRLASLGISYVLSVSRCSPRPSFLPCSRYLRIPIDDSLWDDLLPWIPQALGFIDSAMSSGGSVLVHCAAGISRSPALAVAYIMYSSGMDLDHAYRFVKERRPSISPNFNFLGQLQHFQGTLRQKASGDGFKSQQLDNTSSSVNIPIMKYQDSDNNGRPSEEMLSSRKNSNQQRHSNPDANGNQEMSWSGKLWTHNTNPQDIQSSFSVSNPTSCVPRKAAPKPSQVQLPAIPVSLSERRKSLSLSLTPLGICPPSTMLDDKQAKTPELSRGMQRDWAEKSDAKTFSRQAGETRKDQSPLQEKQNVSEVKEQGLLSPLSCTLNKLLDWGERMLLGGVFAHPVKMGQPALPYRC; from the exons ATGGTTTGGTCAAGGCAGGAAGACACAGACCGTCCTCCTCTGTCCATCATCCTGCCAAAGCTCTACTTGGGAGCAGAGAGCGATGTGACGCAG GACCGATTGGCTTCTCTGGGGATCTCCTACGTGCTGAGCGTGAGCCGCTGCAGCCCCCGACCCTCCTTCCTACCCTGTTCTAGATACCTCCGCATCCCCATTGACGACTCCCTGTGGGACGACCTGCTGCCCTGGATCCCTCAGGCGCTGGGCTTCATCG ACTCGGCTATGTCTTCCGGCGGCTCCGTGCTGGTCCACTGTGCGGCTGGAATCTCACGCTCTCCGGCCCTGGCCGTCGCTTACATCATGTATAGCTCGGGAATGGATCTGGACCATGCCTACAG GTTTGTGAAAGAGCGCCGGCCCTCCATTTCGCCAAACTTCAACTTCCTGGGTCAATTACAGCACTTCCAGGGCACCCTTCGTCAAAAAGCCTCCGGCGATGGGTTCAAAAGCCAGCAGCTGGACAACACCTCGTCATCCGTTAACATTCCCATCATGAAATACCAAGACAGTGACAATAATGGCCGACCATCCGAAGAGATGCTCTCATCCCGCAAGAATTCCAACCAGCAGAGACACTCCAATCCTGACGCTAATGGAAACCAGGAAATGTCCTGGTCGGGGAAACTTTGGACTCATAACACTAATCCGCAGGACATTCAGTCATCTTTCAGCGTATCCAATCCGACCTCCTGCGTACCGAGAAAAGCGGCACCGAAGCCCTCTCAAGTCCAACTCCCGGCAATTCCCGTTTCGCTCTCGGAGAGACGCAAAAGCCTCAGCCTCTCTTTGACCCCCTTGGGGATCTGCCCCCCCTCGACGATGCTGGACGACAAGCAAGCAAAGACCCCCGAGTTATCCAGAGGCATGCAGAGGGACTGGGCTGAAAAATCGGACGCAAAGACGTTTAGTAGGCAGGCGGGCGAGACGCGCAAGGATCAGAGCCCGTTACAGGAAAAACAAAACGTCTCTGAGGTGAAGGAGCAAGGCCTGCTGTCGCCGCTCAGCTGCACGCTCAACAAATTGCTGGACTGGGGCGAGCGAATGTTGCTGGGTGGGGTCTTTGCCCACCCCGTCAAGATGGGACAGCCGGCATTGCCGTACAGATGCTGA